The proteins below come from a single Methermicoccus shengliensis DSM 18856 genomic window:
- a CDS encoding radical SAM protein yields the protein MALVATNTKNFITSERETCREGGIIPENFLDLHIVDFCQLNCGHCYLKKGDSVMPLDMIKNICIDFLKTRLPLHRTEIVLSGGDPLLHPNFAEICELVRKLNGNIRLSTNGILIPKYIHVFRKQDGVQVSVDGNEEVHDYIRGEGSYQKTVKALHLLDENGINHSIGFTLNRLNLECIDHIIDLCIETGCRMLNLNLYQPIRNSLKLEPVTFKKWLKVREYAIKKAEKEGIYIPKLCIERGCIAGVLGLSVLPSQTIKFEIQKELLNMENNWDAYWIIHTWMPTINSPPSPEGMTGTEREEYGIEEIPANKIKERAAELGLSPARVKELLELGEPLYVANGGVIIKKHPIRVFRTDLASFKDVSPGIRRALREINKRVRNE from the coding sequence ATAGCACTTGTTGCTACGAATACCAAAAACTTTATTACAAGTGAAAGAGAAACTTGCAGAGAGGGCGGTATAATACCAGAGAACTTCCTTGACCTACATATTGTAGATTTCTGCCAATTGAATTGTGGACATTGCTATCTGAAGAAGGGAGACAGTGTTATGCCCCTTGACATGATAAAAAATATATGTATCGATTTTCTCAAAACAAGATTGCCTTTGCATAGGACTGAAATAGTTCTTAGTGGGGGAGACCCATTACTACATCCAAACTTTGCAGAAATCTGTGAACTTGTGAGGAAGTTAAATGGCAATATTAGATTAAGCACCAACGGAATTTTGATTCCAAAGTATATTCATGTTTTCAGAAAACAGGATGGTGTTCAGGTCAGTGTTGATGGAAACGAAGAAGTCCACGATTATATTCGTGGAGAAGGAAGCTATCAAAAAACAGTCAAAGCTTTGCATTTGCTGGATGAAAATGGAATAAATCACAGCATTGGATTCACTTTAAATAGACTAAATTTAGAATGCATTGACCACATTATAGATTTGTGCATTGAGACTGGATGTCGAATGCTTAACCTGAATTTATACCAGCCAATACGCAATAGTCTTAAGCTTGAACCTGTCACCTTCAAAAAATGGCTGAAAGTTAGGGAATATGCAATAAAAAAGGCTGAAAAAGAAGGAATATACATTCCAAAGCTTTGTATAGAGAGAGGTTGTATTGCCGGAGTTTTGGGATTATCTGTATTACCAAGTCAGACGATTAAATTTGAAATACAGAAGGAACTACTGAATATGGAAAATAATTGGGATGCATATTGGATAATCCATACTTGGATGCCTACTATCAATAGCCCCCCTTCACCAGAGGGAATGACAGGGACTGAGAGGGAGGAATATGGTATAGAAGAAATTCCAGCAAATAAGATAAAAGAGCGTGCTGCTGAACTCGGTCTATCACCTGCAAGGGTTAAAGAACTACTGGAATTAGGAGAACCACTATACGTTGCCAATGGAGGTGTAATAATCAAGAAACATCCTATTAGAGTATTCAGAACAGATCTTGCATCCTTTAAAGATGTGAGTCCTGGAATCCGGCGAGCCCTTCGTGAGATAAATAAGAGGGTAAGAAATGAATAG